The window CATTAGGCAAGTAgtacataagaaaaaaaatggtgcacTATGTAAAAAACAATCCAAAGGGCAGAAGATCGTAACTATCAAAGGAAGTGAAGGGTTAGGAACAGGCTGCTGTTCGATGCAACCAGAGCATGAGATTTTATGACATTGAAGTTTTAAGCATGCTCAACTGCGCCAGGTATCAACTCATTACAGTAAGTTTAATCTGACGTAAACATTGTGACAGCCCTTCTAAAGCCTAACAGCATATCTACAGAGTTTGATGGAATAAAAGATACAAGGAGTGTTAAGCACTCTGTTTGCTTGTAGAGCTTTAGATCCAAGACATACTTATTCAAACATTACTTTAGTTAAAAGGCACTCAATGAAAATCTAAGTAAAAAACCAAATGTGAGGTTTTCCTGTTTGAAGTTTCTTTAACTTACAGATTTGTTTAGAGCAGAGTCAATAGATACAAGATCAGTTTGACTTGATAGAGAAACAAAACTTTGAGCCACTTGACCAGAAGACACATCATTGTTTTGCTCAACAAAGGTATCTTCAACAGCTGGAAATTTCTTGCATGAACAACTTAGAACCTTCAACTTCTTCTCCAGCTCCATAATTTTGATGTCTTTAGATCTAAGCAATTCTCTTGTGCTCTCAACAGCATTCTCAGACTCCTACAGGCAAACATGTGAAttaaaaaaggacaaaaaaatcTATGGTGAATTTATTGATCTATATATCCCATACAATATAAACCTACTAAGTGAAATTATGGCATTTCTACTTTTCTCACAAAAGCACATCATCATAATTTTCTAGCATTTTGATAATTGATCTAGGGTAGTAGGGTGTAGATTGTACCACAAAGCCAAGCCGTCTAGCTATAATTCAAATCCACCTCGGACCTCATGTTAACCATTTTGTCACGCTAATTTCACATGGCGACACACAAGGTTTATATCTAGTTTCATTAACAACTAAAAACAGTGAAATTTCAAGAGCACTAGATATACAACAATAAATCCCACTTCAAGCATGTTATGTTCCTTACTTGACTTCACTACCCATCCTTAGAACTTACCACATTGAAGACAGACATCAATATTCCACATTCTGGTCAATTAAACAGAGATAAGCAATATAAAGGCAGGAAATTACCAAAAGTTTTTGTTTATACTGCTTTAAAACAGTCCATAAAGCCCTGGCAAAGTTTGTCATTATTTCTTCATTTCTCGAAACTCTTCGCAATTCTGAATTAAGAAGCTTGTACTGTGACTCATCTGCGCAAATATATGAAATAAACAGTATGAGGTGAATGTTGTTATTCTCTTACTTTATTACACTGAAGATAAGAGAAATATTTATTACGAGTTATGCAAAGCAAAGGGTCAGAACTATGACTACAGACAAGTAAGAGTCAATAATAGTACTGACTACTGAGACCGAAAATGAactgtgccaaaaaaaaacatgtgataTTGAAACAAATGAAATATTAATATAGGTGAATAGAACCTTTTTCAGAAATTGTAACACCATCATCCTTATCAATGTCATCCTTTCCTGCGACCTGCATAAATATAGCATAGATTATAGTGCCTTCTGAGTTCTGACTAAGATATGAAATAACTATAGCAGACATAATTATATAAGAACTTGTTTGAGGGAAATATGGATCAGAACATGATGAAGTTTGAGTGATGTGAGGGCAGTCAAGACTCAAGACTATGTGGTCCTTTAGTACTTATGGTACAGGATTGTAATTAAACACTAAAAATTGGGTCAATGATAAATCAGGACTTCAAGGTTTTAAATTGATCAGCTTGTTTGAAGCACTATGGAGAATTAATAAGTTAGATGGGCCAAAATGAACAAGTGGAAAGCTTAGTAAAAATTACATCCATACTGCAAAAACTTCAACCTTATGAATCTTCCTCTTTTTCGTGTTCTCTTGGCAAATCAGGGAAGCACTGCTTCTCTTTTGGGAAACCAATCCAGAAGAGTCCTCAAGGTTGGTATACCTGAAAGATAGCAAAATAAAACCAGGGCCCCTTTGAAACACAGGATAGGAATAAcacaggaataggaaaaacgcaaGAATTGAAGTTGCATGTTTCTCCAATCCTACAGGAATGGAAAACACAGGAAAGATGAAGATGGAGCCCTTTGATAGCATCACAGGAAACTAACAAAgcaaaggaaagtttccaagaggttggacctcttgcttattttcctatgaaatTGAACCATAGGAATGCAATCCTATGGAAAATGTCCTATCCTTTCCTACGAATCAAAGGGCTccataggaaaaattccttaGGAAATTGAAACCTGGCAATATTTTCTGATGTTGGATATCaaatagaaaataaataatgaaTACCTTCAAAAGAACATGTATAAATGAAGTACTTGCTACTGAGATTTTGTTTTAGTACAAACACATTATTGAAAAGATGTGGATTAAATTAGTCATATATCGCTTCCCTCAATGCATTTCCTCCATTCTAGGGTTACGTCCCATGATCTAAAGTTGTCCCATGATCTAAAGTTCCCAATAGCTGATATCTTAAAATATGACCCTTTCAACTAGAAATGCTCACCCTAACAGTATTGGAAAACAAACAGAGGAAACACCACCAAGAAGCTTTGTGTAATTTATTAGGCAATTTTTACATGCACCATATAATTTCAGTATTTCACTTGCAATTCCTTTTGCATTTTCCAGCATTCATACCATAGGTCATATGTAGAGCAAATGTAAAATTGTTTCCTACTTCCCTAAAGTCAAGATTATGTATGTATTCAAGTTTATCTCCCTTCATGTGTCTAATTCCTCAAAATAATGAGTAATTGCTGTTATGACCAACATAACAAATAGAGAAATAGGCTTAGAgcggttttttaaaaagaatcaaCTGCACTAGAATCCTATCTGGTTAAATAAGATGCAgcttacaaaatattttttactcTCATAAGACAATTCTGTCAATGATTGTAAGGGGAGTACTTTATTTTCATGTACGGAGATGCTTGTCTTAGCAAAAAAGATGTATCCAAATAATCATCATCTCCTGGTTTCACATTCAAAAtctgaaaaataagaaaaatcacgattaaaaaaaaaactcaacacaTAGACCACACAGCAAAAGTGATAAATAAATAACATAGCAGGCTGCAAATGTCATTGCAGCACATAAATGAGCATAGGCACTGTTATGGATGCAGCCAACCATCCTTACATTAGGAGGCACTACGAATAATCACAAATAAGTGCTCGCTTCAATTTGGATCTATCTTATTATGTTATCTTTTGAGTGATGAACTTGTTCCTTCAAAGATAGTACTTCCTCTACACAAAAATAAGTGGTGTTCTAGGATCAAACTTTTGTACTTTCACTAACCATACccccaaccaccaccaccacaaaaaAAAGGAGGGTAAACTCGAATTTTTTAGATGTCAGTAAACCAACATTTCCTTGATTTGATAAATATATCGCTACAAAATTTGGGATCAAAGAGCTTTGGGAACTGTGTCAGGTCCAATGCATTGCTTAATTTGTGACGGATAAAGTATAAAGCACatcaaaacattttttaaaaaatgtagccTATAAGTGAAGGTGAAGCGCATCATTTCAGGAGATTTCAATAAGAATGGACAATTATTTTAGGTGCAAATAACATACCAGAGTCattttcttccttccttccaGGTAGTCTCTCAAGTACCTTGTCAActatcaaaaatcaaaattacaaaagatttagaagaaataaaaataaaattccgTTTCAAATTAATCTTCAATTGCTACAACTGGTGAATcataaaatgttgtttgaacttTAAACTTATTGCATAAAAAAGTTTTGAGAGCAGAAAAATAAGTCATCAGGAATAGAATGTGAAAATTAGTTTTTGCATTTCATCAACAAACTAGCTCACTATACATGGAACCAATGTCATTAGTTATATAACAAAATATAGAAAATCAATTGATGTGAGACCACCGAAAAAAGTGCTAAGCAAGATTTATCAATTGTAAATTGCCTTGTTGACCTTTAGATCTGTTCTTCAGATTCCTCACTACAAATAGAGGATCTATGTAAAACATCATTTGATGACCATAATTAGGGAAAGAAATGGTGATTACACACCAAAGGGCAAAAAAGGATAGAAAGAGGCAAGATTCAAATCCATGTTTTGCTTGTCTCAAAAGAATATGTTGTGTCAGCAGACATACCATTGAGTTCTTGAAGTGCTTCTCCAAGggtttcttcttgtttttctgATGCTCTAACAAAGACTGCAGTTCCAAAAGATATTTAAAAAAGCATGCATTAGCAAGCATGACTTACTGATCTGAGtatgcaaaacataacttagtatTTCTGCAACCACCTCCAGATGGAAAAAGGAGCTACTAAAGAAAATCCATTTGGCCATACCCTCAAACAGAGACCAAAAACCATGGATGTATTGTTGATGAAATTACTCTCTAGCAATCGTGTACCCTGTAAATGAAAGAGTAAGAGAAATGTACACAAAAGATGGCATCCCATAAAAGAAAAGGTGTTGTGCATGCTTCATATGTTCTATCTACTAATCTATATTATAGGGGGAGGGACCATTGATCAAGAAACAAACTTGATTTCCAGTTCTCCTTTCCCGCTCTGCCCCCGCAAGGTCTGCTATGGTCAGGACAGCATTATTAAGCGAATTCTCACTTTCTGCATCAGAGCTTTTATGAACAGCACGTATAGTGATAATGCACTGCGATCGACTGCAAGACAACATAAGCGTAAATTAGTAGATCAAAAATTAGAACAAATGCTCAAAATAGAAAGCAAAGAACTATATggtagaaagaaaaaggaaagaaaacacAGCATCTCTACCATCATTAGGAAAAGAAAACCTTGAAAGTAAAATAGATATATCCAGGATAAAGTTTTTTGGTTAGTGAAGATCATATGAAGAAATTTATAAGGAAAACATGCCTTGACTTGCTGTTAGCATTTGTTGCAGCTGTGGTACGCTTCAGCATCCCAGAAAAAAGTAAGGCCTCAGCATCCGCAAAATTTTCAACGGATACCTGCAGAACAAATGAACTTATTGCATGGTACCAAGCACATTGGTATCAGCACTAATGTAGTTCAAATGGAATGGGCCTTCCCCCTGACTATGGTTTGTGCTCCGGAATCACAGAAAGCAGAGTAAACTCCTGACATGAGTTGGATTAGGAAGTTTTCATCCAATCGGAATAATTAACAGGAAGTCACAGCCAGACCATTTGAAATGACCGAAAAGATGAGGTGCACATCCTAGGTTAATGTTTCCAACATACCTCTTTAAGACCTTTAATTGTTGACTGCTGGAGAACAAGGTCGGTCGCATCAGACAGTAGGTCAAGAATCCGCTCTCCTTTTCCCTCAGAAAGTATCTCGAACATTGAGAAGCAAAATGATCTGTAGTTATGAGAAGAGATATGATATGGAATTTAAAAGGCTTCCGTCCTCCATGGTAGTGTTAGAATTTAGATATGAACATGGTTAAGAGAAATATTAAAATGATGAAAGCATTTGTTATTGGAATTATGTTGAATGACAATGTAGGTTTTGGCTTAAAAAGAGTGTAATACCGTAGTTTGCTGAAGGGTTCATGTGTTGTTGGAGAGAAGATGCGGCGTAGCGTGAGTGGTACAAGTCCAGGATTCCTTGGGGAGCCAAAGACAGTATGGGTCTTTCCAGAGCCAGTGGGACCCATTGCAACCAGAAGGCCACTCTTTCCTCCCAACAACAAGTCATCCACCAGCGGATTCATCACTTGACTAAATACATCATGCTGCATATATTGGAGTACTAGATATATAGTAGAAGATCATCTACAAACTTAACACGATGGATGGATGCAGTCAGAACGCAACGAAAACCTCACCTGTGAGGAATCGGGTGAGAAGACGGAGGAGAAGCCGTCGAAGACCTCGGTGCGGCCGCGCTTGGGGTCGAGGAGCTTGGAATGCGGGACGGTGAGCGCGACGGAGTTGGGGGAGTTGGCGACGAGGCACACTTGCTTGGGATTAGTTGGGGACTTGGCCTTGCCCTTGCGCTCCGGGAGCGGGAgggggcggatgcggaggaacaccttgagccgctccgccgcctcctcgagcAAGCGAGAGATCTGGGAGGGTTTGGAATTGGGGAGAGGGGTGGGGGGAGGCCTCGCGCTGCGTGGAGGGTTCCGCCGGAGGGTGCTCGGAGCAGGCGGAGAAGCCGCcgcgccagcgccggcgccggtgatgGGGGGCTCCTTCAAATTCATCTCGACTTTGGGGTTTGGGGGTTTGGTGCTCAGCCTCACCATTCCATTTTGAAGCCAACTCCCTCCGCTCAAACTacacttttcttttgtttcggGGGAGTCTGAGGGAAGAAATGaaagtttaaaatatttgaacatTTTTTATCTCGGTTTGATTGGAGGATTTGAGAATtagggttggtttggttggtgTTCTATATAGGcattaccaaattttttttaatgccaAATTTTTGTAAGTTTTGGTATGACTAATTTTAGTAaggcaaagttgtgtttggattgaagccaaaatagcctaagttcactattggAATGCCCATTTTCTTAGACATGCTAAAATTCggtttcaaaccaaatagacactaaacactattaaaattgtgttgacgtaaaacacgaggactgggagatctgcttagctcctgtgcaggtccaaaggttggtgATATGAGGGCGTGCCagttagtttgatc of the Oryza sativa Japonica Group chromosome 2, ASM3414082v1 genome contains:
- the LOC4327984 gene encoding kinesin-like protein KIN-6, yielding MVRLSTKPPNPKVEMNLKEPPITGAGAGAAASPPAPSTLRRNPPRSARPPPTPLPNSKPSQISRLLEEAAERLKVFLRIRPLPLPERKGKAKSPTNPKQVCLVANSPNSVALTVPHSKLLDPKRGRTEVFDGFSSVFSPDSSQHDVFSQVMNPLVDDLLLGGKSGLLVAMGPTGSGKTHTVFGSPRNPGLVPLTLRRIFSPTTHEPFSKLRSFCFSMFEILSEGKGERILDLLSDATDLVLQQSTIKGLKEVSVENFADAEALLFSGMLKRTTAATNANSKSSRSQCIITIRAVHKSSDAESENSLNNAVLTIADLAGAERERRTGNQGTRLLESNFINNTSMVFGLCLRSLLEHQKNKKKPLEKHFKNSMLTRYLRDYLEGRKKMTLILNVKPGDDDYLDTSFLLRQASPYMKIKYTNLEDSSGLVSQKRSSASLICQENTKKRKIHKVAGKDDIDKDDGVTISEKDESQYKLLNSELRRVSRNEEIMTNFARALWTVLKQYKQKLLESENAVESTRELLRSKDIKIMELEKKLKVLSCSCKKFPAVEDTFVEQNNDVSSGQVAQSFVSLSSQTDLVSIDSALNKSLAVEEVSEESTGHGPERSSDYDDKTGTGGSDVCDTSIIKLIAEEELCSGDCKPEKASSSDAFIPEHDVEKENIGIVVQVLDKKLDRSESCSDGGGVTHSSSSLDHPSDQSFTDTCLQNESANLSPQFIGASKKSPIEQSEEEREEIHNITTEGIQQNVHTRGVKHHSTPSCSQEVNSGSLHVSSSQLQGMGALQQDPQSERCKPTVEITIVEYGCAQPPHVVDDHGGMYPCTLNGKSSPRKAPISPTKDNQAEKLTDKIEDLSASKPCNRKNTRRRLQPVSAMMLKEFTGPDIFVDTRKEEKVKSSRDAMGRSDKLIRLLTDHPPRARGRAQ